One Punica granatum isolate Tunisia-2019 chromosome 3, ASM765513v2, whole genome shotgun sequence genomic window carries:
- the LOC116198816 gene encoding uncharacterized protein LOC116198816 isoform X8, whose translation MYAQAQELLSNIAVLEVAVSKLENEMVSLHFQLSQERNERRLAEYRLRHSSSELKSLCIPNNLGKLELVDQPSDSTGEFCSVHSEIQQDSADLSASFTESISRRMDQREEELRKGPKEMPLKGLWDYPNKLSEEMVRCMKNIFISLADSALPCQSSTSQTGQISPISPHGLLSNSNSSWWSSSDRSFISSWVQSPQVDVQSNLEVLALENACDPYRVRGKLSWADVGNYGLVTEVSWMSVGKKQLEYAAGALRRFRTLVEQLAKVNPIHLNNNEKLAFWINLYNAMIMHAYLAYGVPRSDLKLFSLMQKAAYTVGGHSFNAAAIEYGILKMKPPMHRPQIALLLALHKLKISEEQRKSAIDGYEPLIAFALSCGMYSCPAVRIYTAKNVREELLEAQLDFIRASVGVSSKGRLLVPKMLHCFAKSFVDDAKLAVWISHYLPPRQAAFVEQCMSQRRQSLLGGSRNCGILPFDSRFRYLFLPGKVPVP comes from the exons ATGTATGCACAGGCCCAGGAGCTACTTTCCAATATTGCAGTGTTGGAAGTTGCAGTGTCAAAACTTGAGAATGAGATGGTTTCATTGCATTTCCAATTAAGTCAAGAAAGAAATGAACGTAGGCTTGCTGAATATCGTTTGCGGCATTCATCTTCAGAATTAAAGTCCCTTTGCATCCCAAACAATTTAGGAAAGCTG GAATTAGTAGATCAACCATCAGATTCCACCGGCGAATTTTGTTCTGTGCACTCGGAGATTCAG CAGGATAGTGCTGACTTGTCTGCGTCTTTCACTGAGAGCATTTCAAGGAGAATGGATCAACGTGAAGAAGAGTTGAGGAAGGGTCCCAAGGAGATGCCTCTTAAGGGCCTATGGGATTATCCCAATAAACTCTCTGAAGAGATGGTCCGATGTATGAAGAACATATTCATTTCCCTAGCAGATTCTGCTTTACCTTGCCAATCCTCCACATCGCAGACTGGCCAGATATCACCGATCTCTCCACATGGGCTTCTTTCCAATTCCAACTCATCGTGGTGGTCGTCTTCTGACCGCTCATTCATCTCATCTTGGGTACAGAGTCCACAAGTAGATGTACAGAGTAACCTTGAAGTGTTAGCACTAGAGAACGCCTGTGACCCTTATAGGGTTCGGGGTAAATTGAGTTGGGCAGATGTCGGAAACTATGGGCTCGTGACTGAAGTTTCTTGGATGTCTGTTGGGAAAAAGCAATTAGAGTATGCTGCTGGGGCTCTGAGGAGGTTCAG AACACTTGTGGAGCAGCTTGCAAAGGTGAACCCCATCCATTTGAATAACAATGAAAAGCTTGCTTTCTGGATCAACTTGTACAATGCCATGATCATGCAT GCTTACTTGGCTTATGGAGTCCCAAGAAGCGACTTGAAGCTGTTCTCCTTGATGCAGAAG GCAGCATATACTGTTGGGGGGCATTCCTTCAACGCTGCTGCTATCGAGTACGGGATTTTGAAGATGAAACCACCAATGCATAGGCCACAAATT GCTTTGCTTCTTGCACTACACAAGCTGAAGATATCAGAAGAGCAGCGAAAATCTGCTATCGATGGTTATGAGCCGCTCATCGCATTTGCTCTCAGCTGTGGAATGTACTCATGTCCTGCT GTGAGAATCTACACAGCTAAGAATGTGAGGGAGGAGTTACTCGAAGCGCAGCTTGATTTCATCAGGGCTTCTGTTGGAGTCAGCAGCAAAGGGAGGCTGTTAGTGCCTAAGATGCTACACTGCTTTGCGAAGAGCTTTGTAGATGATGCCAAGCTGGCAGTGTGGATATCGCACTACCTCCCCCCCCGTCAGGCTGCCTTCGTGGAGCAGTGCATGTCACAGAGACGTCAAAGCCTTCTTGGCGGCTCACGTAACTGTGGGATTCTCCCCTTTGATTCGCGATTCCGTTACTTGTTCCTGCCTGGAAAGGTTCCAGTTCCATGA
- the LOC116198816 gene encoding uncharacterized protein LOC116198816 isoform X7: MELHAVLERALEKTAVELTIPSCLPHQAQELLSNIAVLEVAVSKLENEMVSLHFQLSQERNERRLAEYRLRHSSSELKSLCIPNNLGKLELVDQPSDSTGEFCSVHSEIQQDSADLSASFTESISRRMDQREEELRKGPKEMPLKGLWDYPNKLSEEMVRCMKNIFISLADSALPCQSSTSQTGQISPISPHGLLSNSNSSWWSSSDRSFISSWVQSPQVDVQSNLEVLALENACDPYRVRGKLSWADVGNYGLVTEVSWMSVGKKQLEYAAGALRRFRTLVEQLAKVNPIHLNNNEKLAFWINLYNAMIMHAYLAYGVPRSDLKLFSLMQKAAYTVGGHSFNAAAIEYGILKMKPPMHRPQIALLLALHKLKISEEQRKSAIDGYEPLIAFALSCGMYSCPAVRIYTAKNVREELLEAQLDFIRASVGVSSKGRLLVPKMLHCFAKSFVDDAKLAVWISHYLPPRQAAFVEQCMSQRRQSLLGGSRNCGILPFDSRFRYLFLPGKVPVP; this comes from the exons ATGGAACTGCATGCAGTTTTGGAACGAGCACTCGAAAAGACAGCTGTAGAATTAACAATTCCATCATGTCTCCCTCACCAG GCCCAGGAGCTACTTTCCAATATTGCAGTGTTGGAAGTTGCAGTGTCAAAACTTGAGAATGAGATGGTTTCATTGCATTTCCAATTAAGTCAAGAAAGAAATGAACGTAGGCTTGCTGAATATCGTTTGCGGCATTCATCTTCAGAATTAAAGTCCCTTTGCATCCCAAACAATTTAGGAAAGCTG GAATTAGTAGATCAACCATCAGATTCCACCGGCGAATTTTGTTCTGTGCACTCGGAGATTCAG CAGGATAGTGCTGACTTGTCTGCGTCTTTCACTGAGAGCATTTCAAGGAGAATGGATCAACGTGAAGAAGAGTTGAGGAAGGGTCCCAAGGAGATGCCTCTTAAGGGCCTATGGGATTATCCCAATAAACTCTCTGAAGAGATGGTCCGATGTATGAAGAACATATTCATTTCCCTAGCAGATTCTGCTTTACCTTGCCAATCCTCCACATCGCAGACTGGCCAGATATCACCGATCTCTCCACATGGGCTTCTTTCCAATTCCAACTCATCGTGGTGGTCGTCTTCTGACCGCTCATTCATCTCATCTTGGGTACAGAGTCCACAAGTAGATGTACAGAGTAACCTTGAAGTGTTAGCACTAGAGAACGCCTGTGACCCTTATAGGGTTCGGGGTAAATTGAGTTGGGCAGATGTCGGAAACTATGGGCTCGTGACTGAAGTTTCTTGGATGTCTGTTGGGAAAAAGCAATTAGAGTATGCTGCTGGGGCTCTGAGGAGGTTCAG AACACTTGTGGAGCAGCTTGCAAAGGTGAACCCCATCCATTTGAATAACAATGAAAAGCTTGCTTTCTGGATCAACTTGTACAATGCCATGATCATGCAT GCTTACTTGGCTTATGGAGTCCCAAGAAGCGACTTGAAGCTGTTCTCCTTGATGCAGAAG GCAGCATATACTGTTGGGGGGCATTCCTTCAACGCTGCTGCTATCGAGTACGGGATTTTGAAGATGAAACCACCAATGCATAGGCCACAAATT GCTTTGCTTCTTGCACTACACAAGCTGAAGATATCAGAAGAGCAGCGAAAATCTGCTATCGATGGTTATGAGCCGCTCATCGCATTTGCTCTCAGCTGTGGAATGTACTCATGTCCTGCT GTGAGAATCTACACAGCTAAGAATGTGAGGGAGGAGTTACTCGAAGCGCAGCTTGATTTCATCAGGGCTTCTGTTGGAGTCAGCAGCAAAGGGAGGCTGTTAGTGCCTAAGATGCTACACTGCTTTGCGAAGAGCTTTGTAGATGATGCCAAGCTGGCAGTGTGGATATCGCACTACCTCCCCCCCCGTCAGGCTGCCTTCGTGGAGCAGTGCATGTCACAGAGACGTCAAAGCCTTCTTGGCGGCTCACGTAACTGTGGGATTCTCCCCTTTGATTCGCGATTCCGTTACTTGTTCCTGCCTGGAAAGGTTCCAGTTCCATGA